From Triticum urartu cultivar G1812 chromosome 2, Tu2.1, whole genome shotgun sequence, a single genomic window includes:
- the LOC125541402 gene encoding protein EXORDIUM-like 5, whose amino-acid sequence MGTLLPCHPTLTLLPVLFAAAIAGVRCAPVYRPEYLVDGNQLVDMQYHMGPVVSGAPTNLFLIWYGRWEAPAQAVLRDFLASLSAPAPFPAVSDWWARTPRLYTDQSGANVTATFAIAGEHSDAGYSHGASLKRIDMQSIIRTAVVAYPDPLPLDPYNGVYLVLSSPDVQVEEFCRAMCGFHYFTFASVVGVTVPYAWVGNSGSQCPGRCAYPFAAPEYGASGQGVLRPPNGDPGVDGMVIVLGHELAELATNPLVNAWYAGDTPTAPTEIADLCLGVYGDGGGAGGFVGNVSHAADGSSYNVNGVNGRRFLVQWLWNPVLGACYGPNSSN is encoded by the coding sequence ATGGGGACGCTGCTCCCGTGTCACCCTACCCTTACCCTCCTCCCCGTCCtcttcgccgccgccatcgccggcgtGCGTTGCGCGCCGGTGTACAGGCCGGAGTACCTGGTGGACGGGAACCAGCTGGTAGACATGCAGTACCACATGGGCCCCGTCGTGTCAGGCGCGCCGACCAACCTGTTCCTCATCTGGTACGGCCGGTGGGAGGCCCCGGCGCAGGCTGTGCTCCGCGACTTCCTCGCCTCCCTCTCCGCTCCGGCGCCGTTCCCCGCCGTCTCCGACTGGTGGGCCCGCACGCCGCGGCTCTACACGGACCAATCCGGCGCCAATGTCACCGCCACATTCGCCATCGCCGGGGAGCACTCCGACGCCGGGTACTCCCACGGCGCCTCCCTGAAGCGGATCGACATGCAGTCCATCATCCGCACCGCCGTGGTCGCGTACCCGGACCCTCTGCCGCTCGACCCGTACAACGGCGTGTACCTGGTGCTCTCCTCACCGGACGTGCAGGTGGAGGAGTTCTGCCGCGCCATGTGCGGCTTCCACTACTTCACATTCGCGTCCGTGGTCGGGGTCACCGTCCCGTACGCGTGGGTCGGGAATAGCGGCTCGCAGTGCCCAGGGAGGTGTGCGTATCCGTTCGCCGCGCCGGAGTACGGCGCCAGCGGGCAGGGGGTGCTGCGGCCGCCGAACGGCGACCCCGGGGTGGACGGGATGGTGATCGTGCTGGGGCACGAGCTTGCGGAGCTGGCCACCAACCCGCTGGTGAACGCGTGGTACGCCGGTGACACGCCAACGGCGCCCACGGAGATCGCCGACCTCTGTCTCGGGGTCTACGGCGACGGCGGTGGAGCAGGCGGGTTCGTCGGGAATGTCTCCCACGCAGCCGACGGCAGCTCCTACAACGTGAACGGCGTCAACGGCCGGCGGTTCCTGGTGCAGTGGCTCTGGAACCCCGTCCTCGGCGCGTGCTACGGACCCAACTCCAGCAACTGA